A region from the Onychostoma macrolepis isolate SWU-2019 chromosome 18, ASM1243209v1, whole genome shotgun sequence genome encodes:
- the LOC131524079 gene encoding zinc finger BED domain-containing protein 4-like — MRSLVEQKRVLGAYAADFELPATLTANQWGIIENMITLLAPFEQLTRDISSAEASAADVIPAVVALTRLLGRPSETDRGVQTTKTTLLEAVNHRFTGVHCEALYSVATMLDARYKDRYFDEEKKRSARDLLLKVLDDMSGSADSSTDDPPEKRTRTGSLLDMYDEILEENVMFEEQDKTASASQVISYLAEPTIPRNHSPLEYWKCNQARFLPSFLLHAVPVCALHKR; from the exons ATGCGAAGCTTGGTCGAGCAGAAGAGGGTACTAGGTGCTTATGCCGCTGATTTCGAGCTTCCTGCTACTTTGACGGCAAATCAGTGGGgcattatagaaaatatgatcaCACTTCTCGCCCCCTTTGAGCAGCTGACCAGAGATATAAGTTCTGCAGAGGCCTCTGCTGCTGATGTGATCCCAGCGGTTGTGGCACTGACGCGACTGCTTGGCCGGCCGAGTGAGACAGACAGAGGAGTGCAGACTACCAAAACTACTCTGCTGGAAGCCGTCAATCATCGCTTCACCGGTGTGCATTGTGAGGCACTTTATTCTGTTGCAACCATGCTTGATGCCCGCTACAAAGACCGGTACTTTGACGAGGAAAAAAAGAGGAGTGCTCGCGACCTGTTGCTCAAAGTTTTGGATGACATGAGCGGCAGTGCAGATTCCAGCACAGACGATCCCCCAGAGAAGAGGACCCGAACAGGATCACTGCTGGATATGTATGACGAAATTCTGGAGGAGAATGTCATGTTTGAGGAGCAAGACAAGACCGCGTCAGCGTCACAG GTCATTTCGTACCTGGCCGAACCCACAATTCCCAGGAACCACAGTCCACTGGAGTACTGGAAATGCAACCAGGCCCGCTTCCTGCCCTCGTTCCTGCTGCACGCAGTACCTGTGTGCGCCCTGCACAAGCGTTGA
- the LOC131524078 gene encoding uncharacterized protein F54H12.2-like has protein sequence MALLHRMSEECIKSELDLFTVPLTQTVIEKNAYLEVPPLSAISDSSPLEFFIAGTGEDYIDLNNTMLFLPLKITRPNGADISDTAKVSQINYPGASIFSQVDVSLGDRLISQSSSTYPYRCIIESLLDYSKDKLETLFSAGLFFKDTAGQMDVTDPVGRNAGLTKRWIYTAGSKVVELLVPIHSNIFFQQKLILNGIDIKIRMIRGKDEFCLMTDDDVAYKLNIVSASLFVKKVSVSPSVRLAHAQTLLSTTAKYPIDRVCLKNFSIPAGSRVSNQENLFLGTLPKSIILAMVDNDAFTGTYDKNPFTFNHYDLEFLAVYVDGQQFPSKPLQPDFETDSAVRNFISWRPLPGDILKTKRSLSTGMIS, from the coding sequence ATGGCGTTACTGCATCGCATGTCGGAAGAATGTATCAAGTCCGAGTTGGATTTATTTACAGTCCCGCTGACGCAGACGGTTATCGAGAAAAACGCATATTTAGAAGTACCGCCGTTATCCGCCATATCGGACTCGTCCCCTTTGGAGTTTTTTATAGCAGGGACCGGTGAAGATTACATAGACCTAAATAACACAATGTTGTTTTTACCTCTTAAAATCACAAGACCTAATGGAGCTGACATTTCAGACACAGCGAAGGTATCCCAAATAAATTACCCCGGAGCCAGTATATTTTCGCAAGTCGATGTCAGTCTCGGCGATCGTCTGATATCTCAGAGTTCGAGCACGTATCCTTACCGATGTATCATCGAGAGTCTTCTCGACTACAGCAAAGATAAGTTGGAAACGCTTTTCTCAGCAGGTCTGTTTTTCAAAGACACGGCTGGGCAGATGGATGTAACCGACCCTGTGGGCCGTAATGCGGGGTTGACCAAGAGATGGATCTACACAGCCGGTAGCAAGGTTGTGGAACTGCTGGTGCCTATTCACAGCAATATTTTCTTTcaacagaaattaattttgaacgGCATCGATATTAAAATACGTATGATCAGAGGTAAAGACGAATTTTGCCTGATGACCGACGACGACGTGgcctataaattaaatatagtgtCGGCGTCGCTTTTTGTCAAGAAAGTGTCCGTATCACCGTCCGTGAGACTGGCGCATGCTCAGACCTTACTTTCAACTACGGCCAAGTACCCCATAGATAGGGTATGCCTAAAAAATTTCTCTATACCGGCAGGGTCACGCGTATCAAATCAGGAAAATTTGTTTTTGGGTACACTACCAAAATCTATCATCCTGGCTATGGTTGATAACGATGCGTTCACTGGTACCTACGATAAAAACCCGTTCACGTTCAACCATTATGATTTGGAGTTCCTTGCCGTCTATGTCGACGGACAGCAATTCCCCTCTAAACCTCTACAGCCTGACTTCGAAACCGATTCTGCAGTGCGGAATTTTATCAGCTGGCGACCTCTACCGGGAGACATCTTAAAAACCAAGCGCTCTCTATCAACAGGGATGATTTCCTGA